One Ignavibacterium album JCM 16511 genomic region harbors:
- the pfp gene encoding diphosphate--fructose-6-phosphate 1-phosphotransferase yields MTIAPKKLAILVGGGPAPGINSVIGAATIRAAVEGIEVLGIKDGFQWIMEGDITRVKELTIHNVSRIHFRGGSYIGISRANPTKDKKHLENTVTSLLRLNVDKLITIGGDDTAYSALKVNEMAAGRIKVVHVPKTIDNDLDLPHGIPTFGFQTARHIGVDIVKNLMVDAQTTSRWYFVISMGRKAGHLALGIGKATGATITLIPEEFSGKEIKLNHIVDILVGAIIKRLSYGRPDGVAIIAEGLVEHLNPGDLEDLVTVERDAHDNIRIAEINFGEILKAKVQERLKQFGLKATIVAKNIGYELRCADPIPFDMEYTRDLGFAASQFILSGGSGAMVSIQNGRFVPLYFNEILDPKTNRTKVRMVDPSSESFYIARRYMLRLNQADFDDPHELAKLAATAGISIDEFRNQFYYLIENDLLYKFIREGKIELASQDSNWAYNPPVPSRDAENELNGESMLPNL; encoded by the coding sequence ATGACAATTGCACCTAAAAAGTTAGCGATACTTGTTGGCGGTGGTCCTGCACCGGGAATTAATAGTGTAATAGGCGCAGCAACTATTCGTGCAGCAGTTGAAGGTATTGAAGTGCTCGGAATTAAAGACGGCTTCCAGTGGATAATGGAAGGCGATATAACAAGAGTAAAAGAATTGACGATTCATAATGTAAGTCGTATTCATTTCAGAGGCGGTTCGTACATAGGAATTTCCAGAGCCAATCCTACCAAAGATAAAAAACATCTTGAGAATACAGTTACTTCTTTACTGAGACTTAATGTTGATAAGCTCATAACAATCGGCGGTGATGATACAGCTTACAGCGCCTTGAAAGTAAATGAAATGGCTGCAGGAAGAATTAAAGTTGTTCATGTTCCCAAAACAATTGATAATGACCTCGATCTTCCGCACGGAATTCCTACTTTCGGATTTCAGACTGCAAGACATATCGGAGTTGATATTGTAAAAAATCTCATGGTTGATGCTCAAACAACTTCACGATGGTATTTTGTCATTTCAATGGGAAGAAAAGCCGGACATCTTGCACTGGGAATTGGTAAAGCAACAGGTGCTACAATTACTCTCATCCCAGAAGAGTTTTCCGGAAAAGAAATAAAACTTAATCACATAGTTGACATTCTTGTTGGTGCAATTATAAAAAGATTAAGTTATGGAAGACCTGATGGTGTTGCAATTATTGCTGAAGGATTGGTTGAACATCTTAATCCAGGTGATCTCGAAGACCTTGTAACAGTTGAAAGAGATGCCCACGACAATATCAGAATTGCTGAAATTAATTTTGGTGAAATACTTAAAGCAAAAGTTCAGGAAAGATTAAAACAATTCGGATTGAAAGCTACAATCGTTGCAAAGAACATTGGTTATGAATTACGCTGTGCTGATCCGATTCCATTCGATATGGAATATACAAGAGATCTTGGCTTTGCCGCTTCGCAGTTTATTCTCAGTGGCGGAAGTGGTGCAATGGTTTCAATTCAGAACGGAAGGTTCGTTCCGCTTTATTTCAATGAAATTCTTGATCCGAAAACCAACCGTACAAAAGTAAGAATGGTTGACCCTTCATCAGAATCATTTTACATAGCACGAAGATATATGTTAAGATTAAATCAGGCAGATTTTGATGATCCACACGAATTAGCTAAGCTCGCTGCAACGGCTGGTATCTCTATTGATGAATTCAGGAATCAGTTCTATTATCTGATAGAAAATGATTTGCTATACAAATTTATTCGTGAAGGCAAGATAGAACTGGCATCACAAGATAGTAACTGGGCATATAATCCGCCCGTTCCTTCGAGAGATGCTGAGAATGAATTAAACGGCGAATCAATGCTGCCAAATTTATAG